In a single window of the Eleginops maclovinus isolate JMC-PN-2008 ecotype Puerto Natales chromosome 6, JC_Emac_rtc_rv5, whole genome shotgun sequence genome:
- the rgs18 gene encoding regulator of G-protein signaling 18: protein METLLFLFPQFNYMGPKEEAYFKMFGPQHSQAPKMKDDFSRQKDKERKSRLSLFLTKSGSHENVSPHKKTNTPPSNISPEAALQWSDSFEELLKHSDGVESFSQFLRTEFSEENIEFWLACEEYKTIDSETKLLSKAKYIYTVHIETEAPKEVNIDYNTKMAIQKVMAKPTKSCFEAAQIKIYSLMKKDSYPRFLNSDIYLRLTRRKGPGATMFRRRSRSCVFNDRGEATNEPSAW, encoded by the exons ATGGAGACActtctttttctatttcctcAATTCAACTACATGGGCCCAAAGGAGGAAGcgtatttcaaaatgtttggtCCACAACACTCGCAGGCACCAAAGATGAAGGACGATTTTAGCAG acagaaagacaaggagaggaagagCCGACTCAGCCTTTTTCTCACCAAGTCAGGCTCTCATGAAAACGTCAGTCCccataaaaagacaaatacgCCACCCAGCAA catCTCACCAGAGGCGGCTTTGCAATGGAGCGACTCCTTTGAAGAACTGCTGAAGCACTCAG ATGGGGTGGAAAGCTTCTCTCAGTTCCTCAGGACAGAATTCAGTGAGGAAAACATTGAGTTCTGGTTGGCCTGTGAAGAATACAAGACCATTGATTCTGAGACCAAACTGCTTTCCAAAGCCAAATATATTTATACGGTTCATATTGAAACAGAAGCGCCTAAAGAG GTCAACATCGACTACAACACAAAGATGGCCATTCAGAAGGTCATGGCAAAGCCCACAAAGAGCTGTTTTGAAGCAGCCCAGATAAAAATCTACAGTCTGATGAAAAAGGACTCCTACCCCAGGTTCCTCAACTCTGACATTTATCTGCGTCTCACCAGGAGGAAAGGCCCTGGGGCAACCATGTTTCGCAGAAGGTCACGCTCCTGTGTATTCAACGACAGGGGTGAGGCCACAAATGAACCTTCGGCCTGGTAG